A part of Streptomyces sp. NBC_00557 genomic DNA contains:
- a CDS encoding methionine ABC transporter permease, with amino-acid sequence MTWSEMQPLLQQACTETFWMVLWSTLIAVAAGLPLGILLVLTDRGGLLQNVLANKVIGQIVNIGRSMPFIILMVALMSFTRWVTGTTIGTTAAIVPLAIGGIPFFARLVETAVREVDHGLVEAVQAMGGNTWTIVRKVLVPEALPSLIASTTTTVIALIGYSAMAGTVGGGGLGDLAVRYGYQRFETELMWITVAILAVVISLIQFAGDLAARSLHSRGGRSGPAPKLRLLKAKEPAAADISKVA; translated from the coding sequence GTGACCTGGTCCGAGATGCAGCCGCTGCTGCAGCAGGCGTGTACCGAGACCTTCTGGATGGTGCTGTGGTCCACCCTGATCGCCGTCGCCGCCGGCCTTCCGCTCGGCATCCTCCTCGTCCTCACCGACCGGGGCGGCCTGCTGCAGAACGTCCTCGCCAACAAGGTGATCGGCCAGATCGTGAACATCGGCCGGTCGATGCCGTTCATCATCCTGATGGTCGCGCTGATGAGCTTCACGCGCTGGGTCACCGGGACGACGATCGGCACGACCGCAGCGATCGTGCCGCTCGCCATCGGCGGCATCCCGTTCTTCGCCCGGCTGGTCGAGACGGCCGTCCGCGAAGTGGACCATGGCCTCGTCGAGGCCGTGCAGGCCATGGGCGGCAACACCTGGACGATCGTCCGCAAGGTCCTCGTCCCCGAGGCCCTGCCCTCGCTCATCGCCTCCACCACCACCACGGTCATCGCCCTCATCGGCTACTCCGCCATGGCCGGCACGGTCGGCGGCGGCGGCCTCGGAGACCTCGCCGTCCGCTACGGCTACCAGCGCTTCGAGACCGAGCTGATGTGGATCACCGTCGCGATCCTCGCCGTCGTCATCTCCCTCATCCAGTTCGCCGGCGACCTCGCGGCCCGCTCCCTGCACAGCCGCGGCGGCCGCTCCGGCCCCGCCCCCAAGCTCCGCCTGCTCAAGGCGAAGGAGCCGGCGGCGGCCGACATCAGCAA